A genomic stretch from Pararhizobium sp. IMCC21322 includes:
- a CDS encoding HU family DNA-binding protein, with amino-acid sequence MNKNELIAAVAEKSGQTKADAGTAVEATFEAISDALSGGDEVRLIGFGNFSVAHRAATDGRNPRTGETIKIPASKSPKFKAGKGLKDAVNK; translated from the coding sequence ATGAACAAGAACGAACTTATTGCTGCTGTTGCAGAAAAATCCGGCCAGACAAAAGCAGATGCCGGAACTGCGGTAGAAGCAACATTCGAAGCAATCAGCGATGCTCTGTCCGGTGGTGACGAAGTGCGCCTGATTGGATTTGGTAATTTCTCCGTAGCGCACCGTGCTGCCACAGATGGCCGCAACCCGCGCACCGGTGAGACAATCAAAATTCCAGCATCCAAGTCACCAAAATTCAAGGCCGGCAAGGGCCTTAAGGATGCTGTAAACAAGTAA
- a CDS encoding sigma-70 family RNA polymerase sigma factor — MSESTLTPEACLKRIAQQDRAAFETLYNLISSKLLGVVLRIIPQRSLAEDVLHDTFLKIWRAAHQFDPGRASAMSWAATIARNAAIDHKRRRKEVDLPDDVLNFQMEKDAHSNQPRGDEATSLTLQHCLKELEETQRQCVVLAYCQGLSREELSEQLDAPVNTVKTWIRRGLLSLRECISQ, encoded by the coding sequence GTGTCCGAATCAACATTGACGCCTGAAGCCTGCCTTAAGCGCATCGCTCAACAAGACCGCGCTGCGTTCGAAACCCTTTATAACCTGATCTCCTCGAAACTTTTGGGCGTTGTATTGCGTATCATACCCCAGAGAAGTTTGGCGGAGGATGTCTTGCACGACACATTTCTGAAAATCTGGCGAGCAGCGCATCAATTCGACCCGGGTCGCGCATCTGCGATGAGTTGGGCAGCTACGATTGCCAGAAACGCAGCCATCGACCATAAGCGACGGCGCAAGGAAGTCGATCTGCCTGATGATGTGTTGAATTTCCAAATGGAAAAAGACGCGCACAGCAATCAACCACGTGGCGATGAGGCCACAAGTCTGACTTTGCAGCACTGCCTGAAAGAATTGGAAGAGACACAGCGCCAATGCGTTGTTCTGGCTTATTGTCAGGGCCTGTCACGTGAAGAGCTTTCAGAACAACTGGATGCTCCGGTTAACACCGTCAAGACATGGATACGTCGGGGCCTTTTGTCATTGCGGGAGTGCATTTCGCAATGA
- a CDS encoding cupredoxin family copper-binding protein, whose translation MTKFFKTFLTAGAAICLAGIAQAADIKADIKGMAFSPATITVSVGDTITFTNRDGAPHTATAADGSFTTATLRKGKSETIAFDSAGTFAFFCKIHRGMKGTIVVQ comes from the coding sequence ATGACCAAGTTCTTCAAAACATTCCTCACTGCAGGCGCCGCTATCTGTCTTGCCGGTATAGCTCAGGCTGCCGACATCAAAGCCGATATTAAAGGAATGGCCTTCAGCCCTGCTACCATCACTGTCTCGGTCGGAGATACCATCACATTCACCAATCGCGATGGTGCGCCGCACACAGCAACGGCCGCAGACGGGTCTTTTACAACAGCGACCTTGCGCAAGGGCAAATCTGAGACCATTGCGTTTGACAGTGCTGGTACATTTGCTTTTTTCTGTAAAATTCATCGGGGTATGAAGGGGACGATTGTCGTCCAGTAA
- a CDS encoding NADH-quinone oxidoreductase subunit A, protein MEPLLSQYLPIVIFIGIALFIGLALLVAPFIVAYKAPDSEKLSAYECGFNAFDDARMKFDVRFYLVAILFIIFDLEVAFLFPWAVAFGEIGLYGYVSMMIFLGILTIGFIYEWKKGALEWD, encoded by the coding sequence ATGGAACCCTTATTGAGCCAGTATCTTCCGATTGTTATTTTTATCGGAATCGCACTGTTCATAGGCTTGGCTCTGCTCGTTGCGCCGTTCATTGTCGCTTACAAGGCACCTGACAGCGAAAAACTGTCCGCCTATGAATGTGGTTTCAACGCCTTTGATGACGCCCGGATGAAGTTTGATGTCCGGTTCTATCTGGTGGCAATCCTGTTCATCATCTTTGATCTGGAAGTGGCATTCCTGTTTCCATGGGCTGTCGCCTTTGGTGAGATCGGTCTCTATGGCTATGTCTCGATGATGATTTTCCTCGGAATTTTGACCATTGGCTTCATTTATGAGTGGAAAAAAGGGGCGCTGGAATGGGATTAA